The region GGGTAGTACTTGCAGACCGGTCCCAGCATCGGGCTGATGGTCCACTGGTACAGCTTGATCAACCACAGCAGCGGGTACTTCATCGCGGCACCCCTCCCAGTAGCCGCTGCACTGCCGTGTCGAGATCGCGGGCCAGCTGGTCGTGACCCGCCTCACCCGCGCCGGGCAGCGCCCGTACGACCACAAGGCTACCTGCGCCAAAACGATCGATGCGGTCCCGCATCAGATGACGCAGTCGCCGCTTCACCAGATTGCGGACGACGGCGCCGCCGACCGCCTTGCTTACGACGAAACCCGCACGCGCCGGAGGAGCACTCTCCCCTGGTGCGTGCGGGTCCGTATCACCGCTGGTGAGGCCGGTACGAAGATGCACGACAAGGAGCGGGCGACCGGCCCTGCGTCCTCGGCGTACCGCGGCCGCGAAGTCCTCGCGCCGCCTCAGCCGATGCTCGGTAGGCAGCACGTCATGGACCTTGGATCAGGCTGCTCAGGCCGACAGGCGTCCGCGACCCTTGCTACGGCGGGACGCGAGGATCGCGCGGCCGGCACGGGTGCGCATACGCAGCCGGAAGCCGTGGGTCTTCGCGCGGCGACGGTTGTTCGGCTGGAAAGTGCGCTTGCTCACTCGGGGGCTCCAGAAATGAATCGGATGGTGGCGGTCTATCGCTTGGCTGTCACCGTGCGCCCACGAGTAGCTCGCAATACGCCCGAGTGCACCGCTTCACGACCACAGGTCATATCGCCCGTGATCCTTGCCCATCGGAGGCAGGCGGCAGCA is a window of Streptomyces violaceusniger Tu 4113 DNA encoding:
- the rnpA gene encoding ribonuclease P protein component, encoding MLPTEHRLRRREDFAAAVRRGRRAGRPLLVVHLRTGLTSGDTDPHAPGESAPPARAGFVVSKAVGGAVVRNLVKRRLRHLMRDRIDRFGAGSLVVVRALPGAGEAGHDQLARDLDTAVQRLLGGVPR
- the rpmH gene encoding 50S ribosomal protein L34 encodes the protein MSKRTFQPNNRRRAKTHGFRLRMRTRAGRAILASRRSKGRGRLSA